The Toxorhynchites rutilus septentrionalis strain SRP chromosome 1, ASM2978413v1, whole genome shotgun sequence genome contains the following window.
gtatgaatcaagctgagcttattcacctagagtagtaATTAGAATTTACTCATACGTGTGAAaaagtagtaagaaacacatggCGCTTCACATATTGAGATTTGTTTTTGGTCGAGGTGGCAACATTTGATGAGGTAGatcagttttggaaaacatgacatTGTTAGTCGTGGCGGCTCATTTTGTCCcaaacaacaaaataatttcgaatgcgaattaatcactgaaaccaaacaaaaaatctgTTTACCTCTCATTGAATATGTGAATAGTTGTCAAAACTGATGATgtgtcgaagatatcaggtcgtaaaatttatatttcacgggaaattccttaaatgcgatgcgcacaaaattacatcaaaatcgctaccgtgagagaaatttctgttttatttattattttttgcatTTGACAGTTTCATGCATACACCCTGTTATGACGAACAGTTTCAAATGTTCTAAGAATAGGAtaatgaagaaatatcaatCTGTTTATAGTTAAACTATCGAAGTTTGAGCAttggttcattttaccaaccctgttcatttGAACCTCATTTCCCCTACACTGTTGccgaatttttatgctcgtttggtttaaaaaggccaatgcgctcttttgccccgtgcgcacctttgccccgcactactatTTATTTTACCCTACATATACAATGTAGTCATCGCCGGCTTTACTTAACATCTTTTTTAGAAAATATCTGAAAAGAATTAGGAATATCACGCTGAGATGACTTCGAACTGTTTTAGGTGCAATTCTTGACTGATTTCGTATCTTATTGAAGCAATGCATTGGTAAAACGTATGGCTGGTAcccgtttcatttttttttatatcttgcttctagaaaaaatggtttttgaaaattcaaaatgatgtaTCTCTTTTCATTAGGACAAAAAGGGTTCGAACTCAAGTACGTCCAGTTTTGTGCCGCAGCACATAAAAAATCATAGATAGAACTcatgacagaaaaaaaaaattaatttttgtagcactgtttcattgaaaataatgacaaagaaataaatattttttctttatactcaaaatatggTAATAGTTGATAAAAAGACGGAACAATCGAAAAGagtcgaaaaaacggtactgtcccgttaaaAACGGTATGTTTGGTCAACCTATGACCATGTGAATAAGTTTGCTGTGAATAGTTGGTTCAAGATGGGTTACCTTTCGCGCAACCTTATCGCGCGAAAAACGGCCATAACACGACCAGAGGCACGGATGAATTATTTCACAGTATGATAACGCTTGACCTCACATTGCTAAATTCTACTGGAAACACTCATATATACAAACATACACTGAACGGCAAATATCCGGTGATTTCAGCCGCTACTTTTAAACTTAATAGCACATCTGAGCGATAATTGAtcgaatattctttgtttttactCCAACACTCCTTCCAACAATATTATCCTTGGAAGCGAGTGTTATACTTTTGTAGCGGTAAATAATAATCGAACCTATTCTCTACCTTCCAGATCCAGGATAAAATGATATTACGGACGTGCATTCTAATCTGTTTAGCCACCCATTGGGTCCATGCCCAACAAACCGTCGGCAAACAGCTGAAATGGGTGACGCAGTGGAAGTCACTGGACTTTGTTTTTCCCACGCCGAAAGATCGTGAAGATGCGCTCGCTTCCGGACGATTCGTTCCGGAGAATTGCATTCCCCTGGACATGGACGTCGACTATAACAGCAGTAAGTGGCCCCGGAAATAGGTAAATCATACAATCGGATGTAATAGTGGCGTGCGATTTTCCCCAGATCCTCTTCGCTCGCGAGTATTCGTCTCGGTGCCACGATTTATCGAAGGTATACCGGCTACCCTGGGGGTGATATCTTCACAGGTTGGACCTTCAGGACCACTTGTGGAACCCTACCCTAACGCTGCTATTCAGTCCAATCCGGAGGATAGCCGCTGTAACGGGATTGTATCAGTGTTCAGAACAATGGTGAGCGTTTGCATGTTTTTAAATTCATCATGAAATATTCATCATTCTAATTTTCAGATCGATGAGTGCAATCGGCTTTGGATCGTAGACACCGGCAAGATCGGAGATCGTAGAATCTGTTTGCCAAAGATCGTCGCGTTTGACCTGCGGACCGACACGATCATCCATCAATATCAAATACCGGCCAGTCAGTTAATGTGTGATATTTCACTCCTCGTCAGTATAGTAAGTAACTCAGCTGATCTGTTGACAATCAGAATTGAATTTGTAACTGAATATCTATTCTTCAGCTTGTAGACGTACGTGACCCCCCACCGCGAGGTTCCTGCTCGAACACGATGGCCTACGTGGCGGACGTGACCGGAGCCGGGTTGATTGTGTACGATATGGCGCGCGGCAAATCGTGGCGTGTCACAAACAAACTGATGCACCCAAACCCGGACTACGGCACGTTCACGATCGCTGACGAGAGTTTCGATCTGATGGACGGAATGCTTAGTATGGCGCTCAGCCCAAAGACTCGCAGCGACCACAATTCTCCGGACTTTGTGTTCAACTCCGCGTACGGGGTTTCCCAGCCGTCGCGGCCAGCGATTCTGAACGATCGGCTTCTGTTCTTCCACGCGCTCGCTTCGGCTGCGGAAAATGCCGTCCGTACTTCCGTACTACACAACGACACCATGTGGGAAGAGGATGTTGGTGCGGTGCCACGCGAGTTCCGGGTGATTGGAAGGCGAACCTCGCAAAGCGCTCCCGAAGCGATGGATAGCAATGGAAATTTGTTCTTCGGTTTACTCAACCAGATGGCGATAGCGTGCTGGGATTCGACCACGAACTACAATCCGCAAAACATCAAAATAGTCTCACAGAACTTTGAAACGCTGCAGTTTCCGAGCGGAGTGAAGGTTATTCGCAATAGAAAGGGAGTGGAGGAACTGTGGGTGCTAACCTGTCGATTCCAGAAGATTATGACTGGATCGTTGAATATGAACGAAACGAACTTCCGCATACAGGCGATACAGATTCCGGAGCTGTTGAATGGATCACGCTCGTGTAAACGATAGTGGAGCTAAGTCAGTACATGTGTGTGATTGGGATGATTAGGTCGTAAGTGGTATGAATAAGGTGAATACGAGTCAAAATAGTTTTTAAGGATAATAATAAAcattaattatgatttttttcttgtGACACATTTTTTTACCACCCTCAAATTTGTCCAAACAATTTGGAGCATAAATTTTAAGAGTTCGGATTGTGAATCGGTTCGCGTGTGAAACCATTATATTTTGAGCTAACGAAGGAACCGTCATTTTATATTATCCGCCCGGTTTTGGTGTGTtaatgcgtttttttttgttattctgtATACTCTCCCTCTCTCGCGGAGTGTTGATTGGAAAGGGACAGCAGGAGAAACGCAACCCTCTCAGTTCAAATTCGATGCAATGGTGCAGTGCTGGCAGTATGACAAAACGATTAATTTGaagaaaagaattttttttttgatagccGCGAGTGTATAGTGTAGCAAtgagcctgatcacgaacatcatttcacggtgaaaatgaaATACAGTGCATATAACTTTGTATACAAATCATCTCGGTTTCTCAGTGAAGTGACGTGATCAGGCCTAATGTGTGCGTGAAGTTAAAGAGCGGTGAAGCGCATAAGTGTGTGCAGAGAACAGCACCTCTGAGTGCGAGAGTATGCAATAATGTGGCCGAACATTGAAATGGACATACATTGGAACGTCACGTTGCAGCGAACGCTAACCTTTTaccttttattttatatttgcaTCTCCTAAATTTGGTCGATAACCAATCCGAGAGCTTTTCGAAATGCACTTCGATAGTGGAGTGTTGTAAGAGGGAGAAAAAGTGTCAGTCAATATTAAGCTGCGGCTGTGTGTGAGAATGTGGCCGTTCATGTCGTGTACGGTCGTGGAATAGGGCGCTTGAAGCGTACATATGTATTAGTAATCTGTTGGGCAGGAAAATGTGATCGctgcataggatttatatggatcgacGAGATTGAGTTTTgtctaaataattattttagcgaaatagttataaAAATTACGCGCTACTCTATATTAATAACATGCGATTATATGtttctttacataaaaatatttacttttagcgccaaagccatatacacggagaaaaatagaaattactgttatggctatgatccatatcaattgaagcagattgattattcaaaaagtttcacagaaacagtgcacattgcgattgtatagccggattgGGTGAAGTGTGTTCTCATTTAGGCTTTGTGCTTTTGGAATGCTGTTCTCGGGAAGAAGTAAATTATAATGAACATTTCCGAAAAATAACTCTCTATCGTCTTGATTGAAGTTCGACGAAAATACGCGCGATTAATAATAAAGTATAAAGCAGGTCCACTTATCTCagcgaatcctgattcttacctttcCCCACttacaactatcccttccatgataaaggCTAGGGAACCACACTATCGAAGCGATCCATCTGGCCTTCgggtggcgaatatcatacttccttcccttcccctggtgactgtaaggaggTGGCctgcgtcgttattgactatttaaagctcgaatcaccgaaacttgcacaatgagaatgatttgctactcccaagcgtcattcagtgtgttctttgtgcaatttcgctgttttaggtcaatcacggagaacaactacgaagtgtacagtttaccaaagctcaagctcaagctcacaaTTTGGagcataaattttaaaattatgtgAACATAACCTCATTAAGAGTTTGAAACCAAACTTGGACATGTTGTAAATTAAGCGAGAACTACATGTGCTGAcatgcatttatttttattcgattcgattcgcatttcccacttcgggacgataatattcggctactcgttcagtctgatcggatggtttttggtgtcaagatgtacaatttacaataacgtgtatttttagtggaaTCGTATTATGCGAGCAAccgaagaatttcaacatttcttgtcgtcgattacttcctctggagatacgtgaaggaccgttgctatgttaataagtcacaaaatttggaggaacttaaagaagaaataactcggattttcaacagcatcgaagtcgtaatgttagagttgtgcagtTGTgcattttgttcaccgtttacgacgcgttatcgaaaaaaggggtggtcacatcgaaaatgtcctaaaataagatttattttagttttttaaaaattaaaatcggttcacttttgtagaagtttttcaaatttgttgcgtgagcgtttaatctgataGACCCTGTAAGTGGTCTGCTTTTCGGATTGGGATTTGCTCTGTTAATCTTACCAGCGTTTTCGAACTCCTTACCTGTTAGGAGTTCTGGTGTTGCCTTGCGGATGACTCAGCTGGAATCGGATGGATTCGATGCGGAACATAAATACTCTTGGTTGTGTGTACGAAAATGAACTTTGACTTTATTCGGTAACTAGCTGAGTTGAACTGATTTATTGAATAAGAATCCGGACTATGTATACACACGAATTCTTACTCTAGCTTAAAATTAAAAAGGAGAGAAAAGATTTTTCTTTCCTACTCAGATACCCGAAACCACATCGGTTATCTGCCTACCTATTTGCCAGCGAGGGATTTTCCCCATCCATAATTCTAATCTTCCACTACGCCAACCGCGTATGATCCCACATGCATATGTATGTTTGGtgtcgtacacaaattacgtaacgccaaAAATCCGGATCATCCTATTAACGACCTGCTAAAAcggctgtaaaaaatatttttttcaaccacagccattggtgtaattttgattctcGGTGTTACAGAAACCCCTATCTTCAAGAgttatttttttccgtccttccattttccggaaaatgacaatCAATCGAAAAAgcgtcaaacaaaaacattggctaaaacctacatttttgttcctgtaggaggttcgttcaatccaatgtttttttcctacatcacaatgcgTGATCTTCTATCGTAATAATATTGTAGAAAAGttaacatatttttaaattttgttaggttttgtttttgacgtagaatgaaggggaatacttgcctagagtataaacagtggatctcgctgaggcaaactttcattcggcatcggactgttgagtaatccagttcactttgttttcgctgcgcttcgatctaagattgaaccccaccagtggtaatccaacttggaaatcgtcgtttgatttttctgttcgtttttcgcgttattcgtatcgtgtgttttttccgcgtcataaattggacgcttcgcgtagtgtgcgatgagcaagaagaagaggaaggcaggctcgagccctgcaaaaaacgaacgcattgccaggggcaataaaatttcgaggtaagcgtcatctaatgatgctcgcggtgttggtgcagtgaaaagcgctcgcactgaaccgagccttcgcgaatgtgacaccgcaccgaacaacagcgaagtcggcgcgtcggtcgaaaatgtaaacgcccaggcagcaaccaaaatcaagctccccccgctggtggtgaaggcggtcgctcttgacaagctcatcagcgaattcgcatcgatgggtgttacagcagagtacaagctttgtggcataattcagtctttttccaagcagttaacattgtttattttccgtcttcataagggcttcgttggtgcgtttgagaatgcatcaatgcattaaactgacgttatggcgaagcagacgttaaggttgtgcaccaaaaaattatttgggaataccaagcatcttaaatgtcttactggaatgttataagttatttgggttcacgtgccagtcgcaaaactgccttcaaataggactgcatttgcgctaatattgatcataatgaagcattgctactgttttcgaggttgttattaacaaaaagagtttatttctcttgtttagtcattaagaaagtaaatgttctggaattttgtatgtgattaggttttgccttccagtagcaaaacttcctccactaagggtgacagctgcgcttctctcgagcatgagaaagtaatgcaagtgttttcgaggccagtaatattaacagaagcgtttcttttgagaatagcgcaaaatgatgagaaatgtttatattgctagaagtttcaagccaccaatgtatggctctgtatgcatgctatgatgaacgcttgtttggtgcttggtttacgcttagtttgtacgaacggtatctagaggtgcgattcctttgaggcaatactaaatatcatgtagcatgatatttgatacttgcaagtgttattgatgtagttatgagatatgtaataatggtgctggtgcaacatgtatataatcgactgtagccgagtctatgtcaatttcgaaaaaggccaccggaatagccttcgaggtaaattttcaatgcattgacatgaaataaattgcgacatacgattgttttgcgagggcaagaatgaatcatcaatcaattatcgtcgattgattctacaatgaaaaaatcatttcagagattattc
Protein-coding sequences here:
- the LOC129775272 gene encoding protein yellow-like isoform X1; this translates as MEFRIKWRGLKFPVCDKTSEGSMLYSTICSKIIETGSTAVTNYIQSIQDKMILRTCILICLATHWVHAQQTVGKQLKWVTQWKSLDFVFPTPKDREDALASGRFVPENCIPLDMDVDYNSNPLRSRVFVSVPRFIEGIPATLGVISSQVGPSGPLVEPYPNAAIQSNPEDSRCNGIVSVFRTMIDECNRLWIVDTGKIGDRRICLPKIVAFDLRTDTIIHQYQIPASQLMCDISLLVSILVDVRDPPPRGSCSNTMAYVADVTGAGLIVYDMARGKSWRVTNKLMHPNPDYGTFTIADESFDLMDGMLSMALSPKTRSDHNSPDFVFNSAYGVSQPSRPAILNDRLLFFHALASAAENAVRTSVLHNDTMWEEDVGAVPREFRVIGRRTSQSAPEAMDSNGNLFFGLLNQMAIACWDSTTNYNPQNIKIVSQNFETLQFPSGVKVIRNRKGVEELWVLTCRFQKIMTGSLNMNETNFRIQAIQIPELLNGSRSCKR
- the LOC129775272 gene encoding protein yellow-like isoform X2, encoding MILRTCILICLATHWVHAQQTVGKQLKWVTQWKSLDFVFPTPKDREDALASGRFVPENCIPLDMDVDYNSNPLRSRVFVSVPRFIEGIPATLGVISSQVGPSGPLVEPYPNAAIQSNPEDSRCNGIVSVFRTMIDECNRLWIVDTGKIGDRRICLPKIVAFDLRTDTIIHQYQIPASQLMCDISLLVSILVDVRDPPPRGSCSNTMAYVADVTGAGLIVYDMARGKSWRVTNKLMHPNPDYGTFTIADESFDLMDGMLSMALSPKTRSDHNSPDFVFNSAYGVSQPSRPAILNDRLLFFHALASAAENAVRTSVLHNDTMWEEDVGAVPREFRVIGRRTSQSAPEAMDSNGNLFFGLLNQMAIACWDSTTNYNPQNIKIVSQNFETLQFPSGVKVIRNRKGVEELWVLTCRFQKIMTGSLNMNETNFRIQAIQIPELLNGSRSCKR